From Polaribacter butkevichii, a single genomic window includes:
- a CDS encoding YceD family protein: MKYLKEFNIPFVGLKEGIHLFEYEIDNTFFKAFNYDEFESSSVKITLNFIKKSTLFELTFTANGYVEVPCDVSNELYKQDVKAVLPLVVNFGPEFNDDNEEILILPHEAYEFNVAQYIYELIVLSVPNKRVHPKVLDGTMDSEALDKLRELEIKEVKTVEETDPRWDKLKNLITEKKT; encoded by the coding sequence ATGAAATACTTAAAGGAATTCAACATACCGTTTGTAGGATTAAAAGAAGGAATTCATTTGTTTGAATACGAAATTGATAACACGTTCTTTAAAGCTTTTAATTATGATGAATTTGAAAGTTCATCTGTTAAAATAACATTAAATTTTATAAAGAAAAGTACATTGTTCGAGTTAACATTTACTGCAAATGGATATGTAGAGGTGCCTTGCGATGTTTCTAATGAACTTTATAAACAAGACGTTAAAGCTGTTTTACCTTTAGTGGTAAATTTTGGGCCAGAATTTAATGATGATAATGAGGAGATTTTAATTTTGCCTCACGAAGCGTATGAATTTAATGTTGCTCAATATATATATGAACTAATAGTATTATCAGTTCCTAATAAAAGAGTTCATCCCAAAGTGTTAGACGGAACCATGGATTCTGAAGCATTAGATAAGTTAAGAGAGTTAGAAATAAAAGAAGTAAAGACTGTTGAAGAAACAGACCCAAGGTGGGATAAATTAAAGAATTTAATAACAGAAAAAAAGACATAA
- the rpmF gene encoding 50S ribosomal protein L32: protein MAHPKRKISKTRRDKRRTHYKAASQQIATDPTTGESHLYHRAHWHEGKLYYRGQVVLESASAIEA from the coding sequence ATGGCACATCCTAAAAGAAAGATATCTAAAACCAGAAGAGACAAAAGGAGAACGCATTATAAAGCAGCTTCTCAGCAAATAGCAACAGATCCAACAACAGGAGAGTCGCATTTATACCACAGAGCTCATTGGCACGAAGGTAAATTATACTACAGAGGACAAGTAGTATTAGAATCTGCATCTGCAATAGAAGCATAA
- a CDS encoding beta-ketoacyl-ACP synthase III, whose protein sequence is MTKITAAITAVGKYVPEYVLTNKELETMVETNDEWITTRTGIKERRVLKGEGLGTSYMAIKAAEELLQKSNINPQEIDLIIVGTATPDLPIASTAAYVASEIGATNAFGYDLQAACSSFLFGMSTAAAYIESGRYKKVLLIGADKMSSIIDYNDRATCIIFGDGAGAALFEPNYEGLGLQDEYLRSDGIGRDFLRIEAGGSLMPTTPETVAQNKHFVYQEGKTVFKYAVSSMADVAERMLTRNNLTEKDIQWLAAHQANKRIIEATAKRVGVPSEKVMMNIQNYGNTTSATLPLLLADYESQLKKGDNLIFAAFGGGFTWGAAYVKWAYNS, encoded by the coding sequence ATGACAAAAATCACTGCAGCAATTACAGCAGTAGGGAAGTATGTTCCTGAATATGTTCTGACTAATAAAGAGTTAGAAACCATGGTAGAAACTAATGATGAATGGATAACCACTAGAACAGGCATCAAAGAAAGAAGAGTTTTAAAAGGAGAAGGTTTAGGTACTTCATATATGGCTATAAAAGCCGCAGAAGAATTGTTACAAAAATCAAACATTAACCCTCAAGAAATCGATTTAATAATAGTAGGAACAGCTACACCAGATTTACCAATTGCTTCAACAGCAGCCTATGTTGCGTCAGAAATAGGAGCAACAAATGCTTTTGGTTACGATTTACAAGCAGCGTGTTCTAGTTTTTTATTTGGTATGTCTACTGCAGCAGCTTATATAGAATCTGGTAGATATAAAAAAGTATTATTAATTGGAGCCGATAAAATGTCTTCAATTATAGATTATAATGACAGAGCAACTTGTATTATTTTTGGTGATGGAGCAGGTGCTGCTTTATTTGAACCAAATTATGAAGGCTTAGGTTTGCAAGATGAATATTTAAGAAGTGATGGTATTGGTAGAGACTTTTTAAGAATAGAGGCAGGTGGGTCTTTAATGCCAACAACCCCAGAAACGGTAGCACAAAATAAACATTTTGTATATCAAGAAGGAAAAACGGTTTTTAAATATGCAGTTTCTAGTATGGCAGATGTTGCAGAACGCATGTTAACCAGAAATAATCTTACAGAAAAAGATATCCAATGGTTAGCGGCACATCAAGCTAATAAAAGAATTATTGAAGCAACAGCCAAAAGAGTAGGGGTACCATCAGAAAAAGTGATGATGAATATTCAGAATTACGGAAACACTACATCTGCAACCTTACCACTTTTATTGGCAGATTATGAAAGTCAATTAAAAAAAGGAGATAACTTAATTTTTGCGGCATTTGGTGGCGGTTTCACATGGGGAGCAGCTTACGTAAAATGGGCATATAATTCATAA
- the accB gene encoding acetyl-CoA carboxylase biotin carboxyl carrier protein: MDIKEIQNLIKFVAKSGASEVKLEMEDVKITIRTGSGKTETTIVQAAPMAGVPQVAATVAAQPVASTEAAAPQAETENSKYITVKSPIIGTFYRKPSPDKPNFVEVGSEISIGDTVCVIEAMKLFNEIESEISGKIVKILVDDSSPVEFDQPLFLVDPS, from the coding sequence ATGGATATTAAAGAAATTCAAAATCTTATAAAATTTGTAGCTAAATCTGGCGCTAGCGAGGTAAAGTTAGAGATGGAAGATGTAAAAATTACAATTAGAACTGGTTCTGGTAAAACAGAAACAACAATTGTGCAAGCAGCTCCTATGGCTGGTGTGCCTCAAGTTGCAGCTACTGTTGCTGCTCAACCTGTTGCATCTACAGAAGCAGCAGCACCACAAGCAGAAACTGAAAACTCTAAATATATTACTGTAAAGTCTCCTATTATTGGTACTTTTTATAGAAAACCATCTCCTGATAAACCTAATTTTGTAGAAGTAGGATCTGAAATTTCTATAGGTGATACAGTTTGTGTTATTGAAGCAATGAAATTATTTAATGAGATAGAATCTGAAATTTCAGGTAAAATTGTTAAAATATTAGTTGATGATTCTTCTCCTGTAGAGTTTGATCAACCATTATTTTTAGTAGATCCATCATAG
- the accC gene encoding acetyl-CoA carboxylase biotin carboxylase subunit, protein MFKKILIANRGEIALRVIRTCREMGIKTVAVYSTADAESLHVRFADEAVCIGPPSSSESYLKMSNIIAAAEITNADAIHPGYGFLSENAKFSRLCEEHNIKFIGATGEMIDQMGDKANAKSTMIAAGVPCVPGSEGVIKDFDDCEKIAIETGYPVMLKASAGGGGKGMRAVWKPEDLKDAWDSARHESKAAFGNDDMYMEKLIEEPRHIEIQIVGDSYGKACHLSERDCSVQRRHQKLTEETPSPFMTDALRKKMGTAAVKAAEFIKYEGAGTVEFLVDKHRNFFFMEMNTRIQVEHPITEEVVNYDLIREQILVAAGVPISGKNYYPQMHSIECRINAEDPYNNFRPAPGKISTFHAPGGHGVRIDTHVYAGYMIPPNYDSMIAKLITTAQTREEAINKMKRALDEFVIEGVKTTIPFHRQLMDHPDYVAGNYTTKFMEDFEMK, encoded by the coding sequence ATGTTTAAAAAAATATTAATTGCCAATAGAGGAGAAATAGCACTTCGTGTTATTAGAACCTGTAGAGAAATGGGCATTAAAACTGTTGCAGTTTATTCTACTGCAGATGCAGAAAGTTTGCACGTTAGATTTGCAGATGAAGCAGTTTGTATTGGTCCTCCTTCAAGTTCAGAATCATATTTAAAAATGTCTAACATTATTGCTGCTGCAGAAATTACCAATGCAGATGCAATTCATCCAGGTTATGGATTTTTATCAGAAAACGCTAAATTTTCAAGATTATGTGAAGAGCATAATATTAAATTTATTGGAGCAACAGGAGAAATGATAGACCAAATGGGAGATAAGGCAAATGCCAAGTCTACTATGATTGCTGCAGGTGTGCCTTGTGTACCAGGTAGTGAAGGTGTTATTAAAGATTTTGACGATTGTGAGAAGATTGCAATTGAAACAGGCTACCCAGTAATGTTAAAAGCTTCTGCGGGAGGTGGAGGAAAAGGAATGCGTGCTGTTTGGAAACCAGAAGATTTAAAAGACGCTTGGGATTCTGCTAGACATGAATCTAAAGCTGCCTTTGGAAATGATGATATGTATATGGAAAAGCTAATAGAAGAGCCAAGACATATCGAAATTCAAATTGTAGGAGATTCTTATGGTAAAGCCTGTCATTTATCAGAAAGAGATTGTTCTGTACAACGTCGTCATCAAAAGTTAACGGAAGAAACTCCTTCTCCTTTTATGACTGATGCTTTAAGAAAAAAGATGGGAACTGCAGCTGTTAAAGCAGCAGAATTTATAAAGTACGAAGGTGCTGGAACTGTAGAGTTTTTAGTAGATAAGCATAGAAACTTCTTTTTTATGGAGATGAATACTCGTATACAAGTAGAGCACCCTATTACAGAAGAAGTTGTAAACTACGATTTAATTAGAGAGCAGATTTTAGTTGCTGCAGGTGTGCCAATTTCAGGGAAAAATTATTATCCTCAAATGCACTCTATAGAATGTAGAATTAATGCAGAAGATCCTTACAATAATTTTAGACCTGCACCAGGAAAGATATCAACTTTTCATGCACCAGGAGGTCACGGAGTAAGAATTGATACCCATGTGTATGCGGGTTATATGATTCCGCCAAATTACGATTCTATGATTGCTAAATTAATTACTACAGCTCAAACAAGAGAAGAGGCAATTAATAAAATGAAGCGAGCATTAGATGAGTTTGTGATAGAGGGGGTTAAAACAACAATTCCTTTCCATAGACAATTAATGGATCATCCAGATTATGTTGCAGGAAATTATACAACTAAGTTTATGGAAGATTTTGAAATGAAATAA
- a CDS encoding Lrp/AsnC family transcriptional regulator — protein sequence MKIDGIDKKIIRSLIKDARTPILSIARDVGISGAAIHQRLRKLEKSELIDGYQMMINPKTLGYNTIAFVGLFLENTAVLSSIIKRLKEVSEVVECHYTTGNFTIFIKVLCKNNEDLMRVLETKIKEIKGVVRFDTFTSLNKQIDRQVHV from the coding sequence ATGAAAATAGACGGAATAGATAAAAAAATTATTAGAAGCTTAATAAAAGATGCTAGAACCCCTATTTTAAGTATTGCAAGAGATGTTGGTATTTCTGGTGCTGCAATTCATCAAAGATTGAGAAAATTAGAGAAATCAGAACTAATAGATGGTTATCAAATGATGATAAACCCCAAAACATTGGGATATAATACCATTGCTTTTGTAGGTCTGTTTTTAGAAAACACAGCTGTTTTATCATCAATAATAAAAAGACTTAAAGAGGTTTCTGAGGTAGTAGAATGCCATTATACAACAGGTAATTTTACAATTTTTATTAAAGTATTATGTAAAAATAATGAAGATTTAATGAGGGTTTTAGAAACTAAAATAAAAGAAATAAAAGGAGTTGTTAGGTTTGATACATTTACATCTTTAAATAAACAAATAGATAGGCAAGTACACGTTTAG
- a CDS encoding response regulator, whose product MKSLSILLIDDDELERMKFKKVCKDIRFPCAITEAVDGEQALNILNISKNTFDIIILDLHMPKMCGLQLLEVLKSTITFKYIPIIIMSNSEDGTELKRCYELGVSGYFTKPVDYTKYFKKVKSLLNYWKRNELID is encoded by the coding sequence ATGAAATCCCTCTCCATTTTACTTATTGACGATGATGAATTAGAAAGAATGAAATTTAAAAAAGTATGTAAAGATATTCGTTTTCCTTGCGCTATTACAGAAGCAGTAGATGGAGAGCAGGCTTTAAATATTTTAAATATATCTAAAAACACATTTGATATTATTATTTTAGATTTACATATGCCTAAAATGTGTGGGCTTCAACTTTTAGAGGTTCTAAAATCAACCATAACTTTTAAATATATTCCTATAATTATTATGTCTAATTCAGAAGATGGCACTGAGTTAAAAAGATGTTATGAGTTAGGAGTTTCGGGATATTTTACAAAACCCGTAGATTATACTAAATATTTTAAAAAAGTAAAATCATTATTAAACTATTGGAAACGTAATGAACTTATTGATTAA
- a CDS encoding Hpt domain-containing protein: protein METPNLNYVKELSGGDLEFEESMLKVLKKEFPEEQLLFNKNFEETNYLEAANNVHKIKHKISILGLKEGLELASRFEKDLKIGDTKLYGDFIKILNKIHVYLLV from the coding sequence ATGGAAACTCCAAATTTAAATTATGTAAAAGAACTTTCTGGAGGAGATCTAGAATTTGAGGAAAGTATGCTTAAGGTTTTGAAAAAAGAATTCCCCGAAGAACAATTACTTTTTAATAAAAATTTTGAAGAAACAAATTATTTAGAAGCAGCAAATAATGTACATAAAATAAAGCATAAAATTAGTATTCTAGGTCTAAAAGAAGGCTTAGAATTGGCTTCTAGATTTGAAAAAGATTTAAAAATAGGAGACACAAAACTATATGGAGATTTTATAAAGATTTTAAACAAAATTCATGTATATTTATTGGTCTAA